One window from the genome of bacterium encodes:
- a CDS encoding NAD(P)-binding protein, whose translation MTASPTSRDRPDVVVIGSGATGLAAAAMLAKAGCGVRVLEAHPELLGGHARTYTIDGYDFCAGPQYVWDFLGDGIGARVLRFLDIDEALPFAPMNAAGMERVVVGGREAFEAPRGLAAFRDAMSRSFPGETQAIDRVFGELIRLVPACRVLADRGLFDAGAARMAGAVLGSRDVPIASKFAAMRRLRATLDDLARGLSPAARRVLGGHEGIFLENARELSAGVFAAATGFYHESAARPVPGFARMIDALAGVVREAGGEVLAGVRAASLEIDGGRVRAVRTTDGTRYAADIVISNLSPRQTAALLPGGDKMRFAYEPSNTFLSAFVGVNGYPDAARDLAGKNLWWYPDDAEVDYTSCDMTATPRMLCGAIQGPKAGAQNTADAFSMVVFCPGNFAQAKAAAEAGDAAHDELRGRAGERILSALDGVFPGIRARVETFRVLSPWDVYTEIGAESGNGYGRRLTPKSVLAGARGLPAIDGLHVACATCGMPGIANAFRSAALLVQRLTGVRV comes from the coding sequence ATGACCGCGTCACCGACATCGCGCGACAGGCCGGACGTTGTCGTCATCGGAAGCGGAGCGACGGGCCTTGCCGCCGCGGCGATGCTGGCGAAGGCCGGGTGCGGGGTGCGTGTGCTGGAGGCGCACCCGGAGCTTCTCGGCGGGCATGCGCGCACGTACACCATCGACGGCTACGATTTCTGCGCCGGGCCGCAGTACGTGTGGGATTTTCTGGGCGATGGCATCGGTGCGCGCGTACTGCGTTTTCTGGATATCGACGAGGCGCTGCCGTTTGCGCCGATGAATGCCGCGGGCATGGAGCGCGTTGTCGTCGGCGGTCGCGAAGCGTTCGAGGCGCCCCGGGGATTGGCCGCGTTTCGCGACGCGATGAGCCGATCGTTTCCCGGCGAGACGCAGGCGATCGACCGCGTCTTTGGCGAATTGATCCGCCTTGTCCCTGCCTGCCGCGTGCTTGCCGATCGGGGCCTTTTCGACGCGGGCGCCGCGCGCATGGCCGGCGCGGTGCTCGGATCGCGCGACGTGCCGATCGCGTCAAAATTTGCGGCGATGCGGCGCCTTCGCGCGACGCTCGACGATCTCGCGCGCGGTCTGTCACCCGCCGCGCGCCGCGTGTTGGGCGGGCACGAGGGCATCTTTCTGGAAAACGCGCGCGAGCTTTCCGCCGGCGTGTTCGCGGCCGCGACGGGCTTTTACCACGAGAGCGCGGCGCGGCCCGTTCCCGGATTTGCGCGGATGATCGACGCGCTGGCGGGCGTCGTGCGCGAGGCAGGCGGCGAGGTGCTGGCGGGTGTGCGTGCCGCGTCGCTCGAGATCGACGGCGGGCGCGTGCGTGCGGTGCGGACCACGGACGGTACTCGCTACGCGGCGGACATCGTCATCAGCAATCTTTCGCCCCGGCAGACCGCCGCGCTGCTCCCCGGCGGCGACAAAATGCGCTTTGCGTACGAACCGTCGAACACGTTCCTCTCCGCGTTTGTCGGCGTCAACGGCTACCCCGACGCCGCGCGCGATCTCGCCGGGAAAAATCTGTGGTGGTACCCGGATGACGCGGAGGTCGACTACACGTCGTGTGACATGACCGCCACGCCGCGCATGTTGTGCGGCGCGATCCAGGGACCGAAGGCCGGCGCGCAAAATACAGCCGACGCGTTTTCGATGGTCGTGTTCTGTCCGGGAAACTTCGCGCAGGCGAAAGCCGCGGCCGAGGCGGGCGACGCCGCGCACGATGAGCTTCGCGGGCGCGCGGGAGAACGGATTCTGTCCGCGCTCGACGGCGTGTTTCCCGGCATTCGCGCAAGGGTCGAGACGTTTCGCGTGCTGTCGCCGTGGGACGTATACACGGAGATTGGCGCGGAGTCGGGCAACGGCTACGGCCGGCGGCTGACGCCAAAGAGCGTGCTGGCCGGCGCGCGCGGCTTGCCTGCGATCGACGGATTGCACGTCGCGTGCGCCACGTGCGGCATGCCGGGAATCGCCAATGCGTTCCGATCCGCCGCGCTCCTCGTGCAGCGGCTGACCGGCGTGCGCGTCTGA